In Leuconostocaceae bacterium ESL0723, the following proteins share a genomic window:
- a CDS encoding type II secretion system protein: MTSGQLSGKLKIWQRGSKFKLTLAAFTLIEAVIALLVVGMALSLILLVWLQLKQSWQTNPQPTLQTALNQLQEQNYQLKNTQPSEVDLVNEKGKPAHLLVKNHKLRVASEGRGQVILMQGVVTMNVEAHPGYDLIQLTMVDKQVARGILFLPQKFKEEVSDGKQPN, translated from the coding sequence ATGACAAGCGGGCAACTCAGCGGAAAATTAAAGATATGGCAACGTGGCAGCAAGTTCAAGCTGACTTTGGCCGCCTTCACCCTGATCGAGGCGGTCATCGCCCTTCTAGTGGTGGGGATGGCCCTCAGCCTGATCCTGCTGGTTTGGCTTCAACTGAAACAAAGCTGGCAGACCAATCCTCAGCCAACCCTGCAGACCGCCCTGAATCAGCTCCAGGAGCAAAATTACCAGTTGAAAAACACGCAGCCCAGTGAGGTTGACCTAGTTAATGAAAAAGGTAAGCCAGCCCATCTTTTAGTTAAAAATCATAAGTTGCGGGTTGCTAGTGAGGGACGAGGTCAGGTGATTTTGATGCAGGGTGTTGTGACAATGAACGTTGAGGCCCACCCTGGGTATGACCTGATTCAACTCACCATGGTGGACAAGCAGGTTGCTAGGGGCATCTTATTCCTACCGCAAAAATTCAAAGAGGAGGTCAGCGATGGCAAACAGCCGAATTGA